The proteins below are encoded in one region of Brienomyrus brachyistius isolate T26 unplaced genomic scaffold, BBRACH_0.4 scaffold36, whole genome shotgun sequence:
- the LOC125721957 gene encoding stonustoxin subunit beta-like, which yields MSILGIKYSCQLTLDPNTAHRFLSLSGGNRKLTLGAKQPYPDHPERFDRWSQVLCRESLTGRCYWEAEWDGDGALIGVTYKGIRRKGGSYDCVFGVNDKSWSLCCNTDSYSVLHNNKQTLIPIEPSGPRRVGVYLDWGAGALSFYRVSSDGLTPLHRFTSSFTESLYPGFGVYPNSSVSLCMLG from the exons atgagtatattgggaataaaat actcctgccagctgacgctggaccccaacacagcacacagattcctgtctctgtcaggggggaacaggaagctgACACTGGGGGcaaagcagccatatcctgatcatccagagagatttgacagatgGAGCCAAGTTctatgcagagagagtctgactggtcgctgttactgggaggctgagtgggatggagatggagccctgataggagtgacttataaagggatcaggaggaaaggagggagttatgactgtgtgtttggagtcaatgacaagtcatggagtctgtgctgtaatactgacagttactctgtcctgcacaataataaacagactctcatacccatagagccctcaggtccccgcagagtaggagtgtatctggactggggggctggtgctctgtccttctacagagtctcctctgatggactgacccccctgcacagattcacctcctcattcactgagtccctctatccagggtttggggtttatccaaactcctccgtgtcgctgtgcatgctgggatag